Below is a window of Leifsonia sp. NPDC080035 DNA.
GGAAGATGGCCTTGTTGTAGAAGATCATCACCGGGTTCTGTTTCCACGGCATCTGGTAGAAGTCGCCGTCGGAGGACTTGTACTGGTCCGCAGCCTTGCCGCTGCGGTCCTGAATGTACTTCGCGCCGTCGGGGAACTTCGAGAGGTCGACGAGGCCGCCCTGCTTCTGCCACTGACCGGTGGCCGCAGGCAGGTTGTTGAACACCAGGCACGGCGTGGTGCCCGCGGTGATCGCCGCGCCGATGACCTCCTCGGTGCTCTTGCCGGCCGGCACCTCCTGCGCCTTGATCTGCTCCTTGGGGTGCGCGGAGTTCCAGGAGGAGACCATGGCCTTGCCCCACTGCACCTCCTGCGGGTTGTTCGAGTACCAGATGGTGATCGGCCCGTGCGCCTTCATGGCGTCGGACTGACCGCCGCCGCTGGAGCCGCACGCGGCGAGGGTGCCGGCGACGATGCCGGCGGTGATGAGGGATAGGGCGATTCTGCGGGTGCGCATGATTCCTCTTTCGTGGATGGGGGTGCAGGAGCGGGGTCAGCGGGCGGTGGGTGGCGCGGTGGACGCGCGCACCACCAGCCGCGCGGGGTGCAGCGCGACGTCGGCTGCGACGCCGTCCTCCACCAGGCGCAGCAGTGCGGTGGCGGCGGCGACGCCCCAGCCTGCGGGGTCGTTGTCGAGGGTGGTGAGGGAGGGATAGATGTAGGTGCCGATCTGCGAGCCGTCCAGCCCGGTGACCGACAGGTCGTCGGGGAGGCGCAGGCCGCGCTCGTGCGCGACGCCCATCCCGGCGATGGCCATCGGGTCGTTGCCGTACACGATGGCGGTCGGCGGCGCCGCGGAGTCCAGCAGCGCCTTGGTCGCCTCCGCGCCCTGTTCGGGCGAGAAGTCGGTGTGCAGGATGACGGGCTCGATGCCCGCCCGCTCCGTCGCGCGCTCGAAGCGCTCGCGTCGCCGGAGGCCGTGGAGCATCCTCTCGTCGCCGGAGACGTGGGCGATGCGCCGGTGACCGAGCTCGACCAGGTGGGCGACGAGGTCGTCGATGCCGGAGTCGTAGTCCCGCGAGATCACAGGGAACGGGCTGCCGTCGGCGGGGGCGCCCAGCGAGACCGCCTGGGATCCGAGCCGCTGGATGAGGCCGATCCGGGCGTCGTCGGCGAGCAGGTCGGTGAGCAGGAAGCCGTCGACGCGTTTGTCGGCGGCGAGCCGCTCGTACGCGCGCTCCTCCGCCGCCCGGTCGGGGACCACCGTCAGCACGAGCACCTGACCTCGCTCGGAGAGCACGGTCTCCACGCCCGCGATGAACGCGGCGAAGAAGGGGTCGACTTCGATGGTCCGCGCCGCTCGGCGCA
It encodes the following:
- a CDS encoding LacI family DNA-binding transcriptional regulator, producing MSAAGVTINDVARAAGVSKGLVSLALNGRRGVAEDTRERILTAARDLGWTPNPGARGLSTRRAYALGLILRRAARTIEVDPFFAAFIAGVETVLSERGQVLVLTVVPDRAAEERAYERLAADKRVDGFLLTDLLADDARIGLIQRLGSQAVSLGAPADGSPFPVISRDYDSGIDDLVAHLVELGHRRIAHVSGDERMLHGLRRRERFERATERAGIEPVILHTDFSPEQGAEATKALLDSAAPPTAIVYGNDPMAIAGMGVAHERGLRLPDDLSVTGLDGSQIGTYIYPSLTTLDNDPAGWGVAAATALLRLVEDGVAADVALHPARLVVRASTAPPTAR